The following proteins come from a genomic window of Edaphobacter sp. 4G125:
- a CDS encoding co-chaperone GroES gives MAKTFTPLHDRILVRRVEESETVRGGIIIPDSAKEKPQQGEVISVGKGKSNDEGKVFPLDVKAGDQILFGKYSGTEIKLDGEELLIMREEEVLGILK, from the coding sequence ATGGCGAAGACGTTTACACCGCTGCACGATCGTATCCTGGTCCGCCGTGTGGAAGAGAGCGAAACAGTTCGTGGCGGCATCATCATCCCCGACTCCGCGAAGGAAAAGCCCCAGCAGGGCGAGGTGATCTCGGTTGGCAAGGGCAAGTCGAACGACGAAGGCAAGGTCTTCCCGCTTGACGTCAAGGCTGGCGACCAGATCCTCTTCGGCAAGTACTCCGGTACCGAGATCAAGCTCGATGGTGAAGAGCTCCTGATCATGCGCGAAGAGGAAGTCCTCGGCATCCTCAAGTAG
- the groL gene encoding chaperonin GroEL (60 kDa chaperone family; promotes refolding of misfolded polypeptides especially under stressful conditions; forms two stacked rings of heptamers to form a barrel-shaped 14mer; ends can be capped by GroES; misfolded proteins enter the barrel where they are refolded when GroES binds): protein MAKQILHGEDSRQAILRGVNTLADAVKVTLGPKGRNVVIEKKFGSPTITKDGVTVAKEIELGNALENMGAQMVREVASKTSDVAGDGTTTATVLAQAIYREGVKTVAAGANPMALKRGIDKAVEAIIGKRDEHGVVQGGALSKLSKPVSGDMIAQVGTISANSDAQIGTIIAEAMKKVGKDGVITVEESRTMETQLDVVEGMQFDRGYLSPYFVTDAERMEAALENPYILIYEKKISSMKDLLPLLEQIARTAKPLVIIAEDVDGEALATLVVNKLRGTLNVAAVKAPGFGDRRKAMLQDIAILTGGKAITEDLGIKLESVKIEDLGTAKRVTIDKDNTTIVDGGGKGAEIEGRVKEIRAQVDKTTSDYDREKLQERLAKLVGGVAVIKVGAATETEMKEKKARVEDAMHATRAAVEEGIVPGGGVALVRAASAVDDVIKSLEGDEKIGASIIRRAIEEPLRMIVSNAGEEGAVVIGKIHESKENNFGYNAGTGAYEDLVKAGVIDPTKVTRTALQNAASIAGLMLTTEAMISEIPEKKEAPAGGHNHGGGMDGMY, encoded by the coding sequence ATGGCAAAGCAGATTCTGCATGGAGAAGATTCCCGTCAGGCAATCCTGCGTGGCGTCAATACGCTCGCTGACGCTGTCAAGGTGACTCTCGGTCCGAAGGGCCGCAACGTCGTTATCGAAAAGAAGTTCGGCTCCCCCACCATCACCAAGGACGGCGTGACTGTCGCCAAGGAGATTGAACTGGGCAATGCACTTGAGAATATGGGCGCACAGATGGTGCGTGAGGTTGCGTCGAAGACTTCCGACGTTGCCGGTGACGGCACCACCACTGCGACTGTTCTGGCGCAGGCCATCTACCGCGAAGGAGTTAAGACTGTCGCCGCCGGTGCAAACCCGATGGCATTGAAGCGAGGCATCGACAAGGCCGTTGAGGCCATCATCGGTAAGCGCGACGAGCACGGCGTGGTTCAGGGCGGCGCTCTGAGCAAGCTGTCGAAGCCCGTTTCCGGCGACATGATCGCCCAGGTCGGAACCATCTCGGCTAACTCGGACGCTCAGATCGGAACCATCATCGCCGAGGCAATGAAGAAGGTCGGCAAGGACGGCGTGATCACCGTCGAAGAGTCGCGCACCATGGAGACGCAACTCGACGTTGTGGAAGGCATGCAGTTCGATCGCGGTTACCTCTCGCCCTACTTCGTCACCGACGCAGAGCGCATGGAAGCTGCCCTCGAGAACCCCTACATCCTTATCTATGAGAAGAAGATCTCTTCGATGAAGGACCTGCTCCCCCTGCTCGAGCAGATCGCCCGCACGGCCAAGCCGCTCGTCATCATCGCAGAGGACGTGGACGGTGAAGCCCTAGCTACCCTGGTGGTCAACAAGCTGCGTGGCACGTTGAACGTCGCTGCCGTCAAGGCTCCTGGCTTCGGCGACCGCCGTAAAGCTATGCTGCAGGATATCGCGATCCTCACGGGTGGCAAGGCCATCACCGAGGACCTCGGCATCAAGCTCGAGTCTGTCAAGATCGAGGATCTCGGCACCGCCAAGCGCGTCACGATCGACAAGGACAACACCACCATCGTCGATGGCGGCGGCAAGGGAGCGGAGATCGAAGGGCGCGTGAAGGAGATTCGCGCTCAGGTCGACAAGACCACCTCGGACTATGACCGCGAGAAGCTGCAGGAGCGGTTAGCCAAGCTGGTTGGCGGAGTTGCCGTCATCAAGGTCGGTGCTGCAACTGAGACCGAGATGAAGGAGAAGAAGGCCCGTGTCGAAGACGCGATGCACGCAACCCGTGCAGCCGTTGAAGAGGGTATCGTCCCCGGTGGCGGTGTCGCTCTGGTTCGCGCAGCTTCGGCTGTCGACGACGTCATCAAGTCGCTCGAAGGCGATGAGAAGATCGGTGCATCGATCATCCGCCGCGCCATCGAAGAGCCGCTGCGCATGATCGTCTCCAACGCAGGCGAAGAGGGCGCAGTCGTCATCGGCAAGATCCACGAGTCGAAGGAAAACAACTTCGGCTACAACGCCGGAACCGGCGCCTACGAGGACTTGGTCAAGGCCGGCGTCATCGACCCAACCAAGGTCACCCGCACTGCACTCCAGAACGCGGCCTCGATCGCTGGCTTGATGCTCACCACCGAGGCCATGATCTCCGAGATTCCGGAGAAGAAGGAAGCCCCGGCTGGCGGCCATAACCATGGCGGCGGCATGGACGGCATGTACTAG
- a CDS encoding vWA domain-containing protein — translation MILRSLLLASAILGSSLAYAQEGPTPTQAIVTVNSKSSQTLTAQNLKVKVNNRDAQVAAVTSIKPNGTQVALLIDDGLRTSVARQLSDIRRFITSLPEGTEIFVGYMQNGRVVPAQVFTTDHAVAATSLRIPMGSPGVSASPYFCLSDFVKNWPGSSGSEGALLTPKARFVMMLTNGVDPYNGSVSPMNQNSVYVNNAIRDAQRAGVPVYSIYYGNAGIRGGAASFSGQSYLAQVADDTGGRAYYQGLGSPVSLTPFFDQFRKAIGESYVASFSAPAKNNELVDLKFSTTLPSAKLQTPRQVRPGTRIIARQQALNPE, via the coding sequence ATGATCCTCCGGAGTCTCTTACTTGCGAGTGCAATCTTAGGTTCATCTTTGGCTTATGCTCAGGAAGGACCAACGCCAACGCAGGCGATTGTTACAGTGAACTCTAAATCTTCTCAGACCCTGACCGCGCAAAACTTAAAGGTTAAGGTGAATAATCGTGATGCCCAGGTTGCGGCGGTTACTTCGATCAAGCCGAATGGAACCCAGGTAGCTCTTCTCATTGATGATGGTTTGCGAACCTCTGTTGCTCGTCAACTGTCCGATATCCGGAGATTTATTACATCTCTACCAGAAGGAACTGAGATCTTTGTCGGATATATGCAGAACGGACGAGTCGTTCCTGCCCAGGTCTTCACAACTGATCACGCTGTTGCGGCAACGAGCCTTCGCATTCCGATGGGCTCTCCTGGAGTGAGTGCCAGCCCTTACTTTTGTCTTTCAGACTTCGTTAAGAACTGGCCCGGCAGCTCAGGCTCAGAAGGTGCATTACTGACTCCGAAGGCACGATTTGTGATGATGCTGACCAACGGTGTCGATCCTTACAATGGGAGCGTCAGCCCGATGAATCAGAACAGCGTCTATGTCAATAACGCCATCCGCGATGCCCAACGCGCGGGTGTTCCGGTATATTCCATCTACTATGGCAATGCTGGAATCCGCGGTGGCGCGGCAAGTTTCAGCGGCCAAAGTTATCTCGCTCAGGTTGCCGATGATACCGGAGGTAGAGCTTATTATCAGGGGTTGGGGAGCCCGGTTTCTTTAACGCCCTTCTTTGATCAGTTTCGCAAAGCAATAGGAGAAAGTTATGTCGCAAGCTTTTCAGCGCCAGCGAAAAACAATGAACTGGTTGATCTGAAATTTTCGACGACTCTGCCGTCTGCAAAACTGCAAACGCCTCGTCAGGTTCGTCCAGGAACGCGTATTATTGCTCGTCAGCAGGCTCTCAACCCAGAGTAA
- a CDS encoding Gfo/Idh/MocA family protein, translating into MGVAASALHHLPLIAQSPARKIGYCIIGLGRIADHHMRGIAESSTARVTGLVSGHRDKAERIAAQYGVSTSSIYSYENIERIRENKDIDAVIVCLPNSMHAEYTIRSAKSGKHVLCEKPMAISVAECEQMISACKLANVKLMIAYRLHYEPITLKTIKLIRDGAIGKVEAIDSANGFNIAPNEWRSTRALGGGGPLMDVGIYSLNATRYLTGEDPIAFTAVATTPDQDSRFQGVEENLAWTMKFPSGAVASCITTYGASMPGYYKVFGSKGWLEVDEFGYQGLHLTANYRSDRNTPPTRIDEKNPEPDPKQFARQIDHFSRCILENRTPDTPGEEGLKDMQHIQSIYKAAGLTLG; encoded by the coding sequence ATGGGAGTTGCAGCAAGCGCACTCCATCATCTCCCGTTGATAGCACAATCCCCTGCCCGCAAGATCGGCTATTGCATTATCGGACTGGGCCGTATCGCCGACCATCACATGCGCGGTATTGCGGAGAGCTCCACTGCGCGCGTAACAGGACTTGTCAGCGGCCATCGTGACAAAGCTGAGAGAATCGCCGCACAGTATGGCGTATCAACAAGCTCGATCTACAGCTATGAAAACATCGAGCGAATCCGTGAGAACAAAGACATCGATGCCGTTATTGTTTGTCTGCCCAATAGCATGCATGCGGAGTACACGATCCGTTCGGCGAAATCTGGTAAACATGTGTTGTGTGAAAAGCCGATGGCAATCTCGGTTGCTGAATGTGAGCAGATGATTTCGGCGTGCAAATTGGCAAATGTGAAGCTGATGATCGCTTATCGACTTCACTACGAGCCGATTACGTTAAAAACGATCAAACTGATTCGCGATGGAGCGATCGGCAAAGTAGAGGCCATTGATAGTGCGAATGGCTTCAATATTGCTCCCAATGAATGGCGTTCGACGCGCGCCCTTGGCGGCGGCGGTCCACTGATGGACGTTGGCATCTATTCGCTTAATGCGACGCGTTATCTAACCGGAGAAGATCCTATAGCCTTTACGGCAGTTGCAACCACTCCGGATCAGGATAGCCGATTCCAGGGTGTCGAGGAGAATCTCGCCTGGACCATGAAATTCCCTTCTGGAGCTGTAGCAAGTTGCATAACAACCTACGGAGCTTCGATGCCTGGATATTACAAGGTATTTGGTTCGAAGGGCTGGCTCGAAGTCGACGAGTTCGGTTATCAGGGCTTGCATCTCACCGCAAACTATCGGAGCGATCGCAACACACCGCCGACCAGGATCGACGAAAAGAACCCGGAGCCCGATCCGAAGCAGTTCGCACGCCAAATCGATCACTTCAGCCGCTGCATCCTTGAAAACCGAACGCCGGATACTCCTGGCGAAGAAGGTCTCAAGGATATGCAGCACATCCAATCAATTTATAAAGCAGCAGGCCTTACTCTGGGTTGA
- a CDS encoding PepSY-associated TM helix domain-containing protein has translation MNDTLETAAADEQARRVYRAVWRWHFYAGIFCIPLVIWLSCTGSIYLFKPQIERWLDRPYDHFEIHGLQATPEQIANVALRAVPHSSLHYYELPPSANAATRVIVGVGSQEFRVYIHPQTLQILKIIDEDKRPMRIIFRLHGELLAGDWGSRVVELAASWAIVLIVSGLYLWWPRQGERLAGVFWIRFRRGSRIFWRDLHAVTGLWISAFALFLLLTGLPWAKSWGTYFQRVRQITGTAVALQDWTIGRSSELAEREGLNRNSVTTDAMDHSNHVGHAMSHLPSNLSLVGMNRVVSAATALHLASPVLITPSAKEGAPWVVKSDAQNRTLRTIILMNPNTAAIVNRQDFNQRHIVDRVLGVGIAAHEGQLFGLANQLLGLITAMGLVALSLSAIVLWWRRRHVGVLGAPLPTTKPRWSIALVAVIVVLALYLPAMAASLVTVIMLEKLLFSRVPQVSRWLGLSTATRDL, from the coding sequence ATGAATGACACTTTGGAGACAGCAGCTGCGGACGAGCAGGCCCGTCGGGTCTATCGCGCGGTCTGGCGATGGCACTTCTATGCTGGAATCTTTTGCATTCCGCTGGTGATCTGGCTTTCCTGCACTGGTTCAATTTATCTCTTCAAACCGCAGATTGAACGTTGGCTGGACAGGCCATACGATCACTTTGAAATTCATGGTTTACAGGCGACACCGGAGCAGATTGCAAATGTTGCTCTCCGCGCAGTGCCCCATTCCAGTCTTCACTACTATGAGCTGCCACCATCTGCAAATGCGGCGACGCGGGTGATTGTTGGTGTAGGTTCGCAAGAATTCCGTGTTTATATTCACCCACAGACGCTTCAGATTCTGAAGATTATTGATGAAGATAAGCGCCCTATGCGGATTATTTTTCGATTACATGGCGAGCTCCTTGCTGGGGATTGGGGCTCGCGTGTAGTCGAGTTAGCTGCTTCGTGGGCGATTGTCCTCATCGTTAGTGGTCTGTATCTCTGGTGGCCGAGACAAGGCGAGAGATTAGCAGGAGTTTTCTGGATCCGGTTTAGAAGAGGGTCCAGGATCTTCTGGCGAGATCTGCACGCAGTTACTGGACTCTGGATCTCCGCTTTTGCGCTTTTTCTGCTTCTTACAGGATTGCCCTGGGCGAAAAGTTGGGGGACGTATTTCCAGCGAGTTCGCCAAATAACAGGTACAGCGGTCGCACTGCAAGACTGGACCATAGGCCGGTCCTCAGAATTAGCCGAGCGTGAAGGATTAAATAGAAACAGTGTTACGACAGATGCAATGGATCATTCCAATCATGTGGGCCATGCAATGTCACATTTGCCTTCGAATCTTTCGCTGGTAGGCATGAACCGGGTTGTTTCGGCTGCAACAGCCCTTCATCTTGCTTCACCAGTGCTAATTACCCCATCGGCGAAGGAAGGCGCTCCCTGGGTAGTTAAGTCAGATGCACAGAACCGTACATTGCGAACTATCATTCTGATGAATCCGAATACGGCTGCGATAGTGAATCGCCAGGACTTCAATCAACGTCATATTGTCGACCGCGTGCTCGGGGTCGGAATCGCGGCGCATGAAGGCCAACTCTTCGGACTTGCAAACCAACTTCTCGGCCTAATAACTGCAATGGGATTGGTAGCGCTTTCTCTGAGCGCTATTGTGTTGTGGTGGAGACGGCGCCATGTAGGGGTTCTAGGGGCGCCATTGCCAACAACAAAGCCGAGGTGGTCTATAGCTCTGGTAGCAGTTATTGTTGTGCTCGCCCTCTATCTTCCTGCTATGGCTGCCTCGCTTGTTACGGTGATCATGTTAGAGAAACTTCTTTTTTCCCGGGTTCCACAGGTAAGCCGTTGGCTCGGACTTTCGACCGCAACTCGTGATTTGTAA
- a CDS encoding TonB-dependent receptor, with the protein MSLSAQTPLSATTAGQVIGPQGAAVANAQIETRQLNGSFVARRISDQDGRFSIGQLPVGQYEFHVEHAGFRELIRQVEVHAEDSLFLSFPLTLLSITENVTVSAQPSLITETPLSQTRASISREDFKDSPAITIADVLGLAPGVTFVQGNGPRDVAISVRGSSTRQTYGVRNVQVFEDGFPVTQPDGLARTDLTDPHAYSGVDVIQGPSSALYGNYATGGAINFHTRSGSEIHGLEVGADFGSFGYYNDYLTYGAGSDRYQIAAFVSNVRADQVTVNNQFNTVTANILANFVATPHDRMTFKFINNDLNTNLSIRLSRAQYQINPYQIGCEIYSSSFAANGCASVSVYVNGYNGAKKSLGAAEAGLNRHDRRTIVGARYERDLTSNTTWQTQFVWDNRDANQPTSSSAYRGTLPSFNLESDVVRHGSLAKRQTTIYAGGFFNYENINSQSSNLMPGGDATLGGATQTVIGTHLNTGFRGRAEFVLAERWTLVAGFGGEYTRLNALANNFTYPIAGTPVISPVSANRTFFNVAPEVGVQFHPTHAWSIHARLGTGYGTPQATQLFTNAQGQFGNNVTLKTQRNIGIDGGAEWSIGSMLQFSGALFYEWFHNEQVTQSAGVNLQSYTFNAPASTHRGVQASIDLRPLPHAIAGLRLRASYLYDNQIYTRYTEQLTTGDVSNSFSRNNKQIPGVQPHYLNARIIYDQPVGKLHGFGAYLETSWRDKYALDNANFLYASGYTLLNLSTHYDMPSGHGALSRLRFFFDIQNLADKIYIASASNITNTLNPAGQQNGASVLATSTGSIYAGTPRASYGGVRVRF; encoded by the coding sequence TTGAGCCTTTCGGCTCAGACTCCGCTAAGTGCGACGACTGCTGGACAGGTTATTGGCCCACAAGGAGCGGCCGTTGCAAACGCACAAATCGAGACCCGTCAACTTAATGGTTCATTTGTGGCTCGTCGGATATCGGATCAGGATGGCCGGTTTTCGATAGGTCAGTTGCCGGTAGGGCAGTATGAATTTCATGTTGAACACGCCGGATTCCGAGAGCTGATTCGGCAGGTCGAGGTCCATGCGGAAGACAGCCTGTTTTTGAGTTTCCCGCTCACACTATTGTCGATTACAGAAAATGTCACGGTCAGTGCGCAACCTTCTCTGATAACAGAAACGCCACTCAGCCAGACTCGAGCTTCCATAAGCCGTGAAGACTTCAAAGATTCTCCAGCGATAACAATTGCAGATGTACTGGGTTTGGCGCCGGGAGTCACCTTTGTTCAAGGCAATGGCCCTCGTGATGTTGCCATCTCTGTTCGCGGCTCAAGCACACGCCAGACATATGGCGTCCGTAATGTACAGGTCTTTGAAGATGGTTTTCCTGTGACTCAGCCGGATGGTCTGGCGAGGACAGATCTTACGGATCCTCATGCGTACAGCGGTGTAGATGTGATTCAGGGACCGTCGTCAGCGCTTTATGGAAACTATGCGACAGGTGGAGCCATCAATTTCCATACACGAAGTGGAAGTGAAATTCATGGACTGGAAGTAGGGGCGGACTTTGGAAGTTTCGGTTACTACAACGATTATCTGACCTATGGTGCTGGAAGCGATCGGTATCAGATTGCTGCATTTGTAAGCAATGTCCGTGCAGATCAGGTAACGGTAAATAATCAATTCAATACGGTAACCGCGAATATCCTTGCTAATTTTGTGGCAACGCCGCATGATCGCATGACTTTCAAGTTCATAAACAATGATCTGAACACGAATCTCTCAATTCGACTCTCTCGGGCACAATATCAAATCAATCCATATCAAATAGGCTGTGAGATCTATAGTTCTTCTTTTGCTGCAAATGGATGTGCCAGTGTCAGCGTTTATGTTAACGGCTATAACGGTGCTAAGAAATCACTAGGAGCTGCGGAAGCTGGTTTGAATCGTCATGATCGTCGCACGATCGTCGGAGCTCGCTACGAGCGCGATCTTACGTCCAATACGACTTGGCAGACGCAATTTGTATGGGATAACCGCGACGCGAATCAACCAACCAGTTCCTCGGCATATCGTGGCACTCTTCCATCTTTTAATCTGGAAAGTGATGTTGTACGCCATGGATCTTTGGCGAAGCGCCAAACGACTATCTATGCTGGCGGATTCTTCAACTATGAGAACATCAACTCTCAAAGCTCAAATCTAATGCCTGGGGGCGACGCTACATTGGGTGGCGCAACTCAGACCGTCATCGGAACTCATCTCAACACCGGTTTCCGCGGACGCGCCGAGTTCGTTCTAGCGGAACGGTGGACTCTGGTTGCAGGATTTGGTGGCGAGTATACGCGTTTGAATGCGCTGGCGAATAACTTCACTTATCCGATTGCTGGAACACCTGTTATCTCACCCGTTTCGGCGAATCGTACCTTCTTCAATGTTGCTCCTGAAGTGGGAGTACAGTTTCATCCTACCCATGCCTGGAGTATTCACGCTCGCTTGGGGACAGGCTATGGGACCCCTCAGGCAACACAACTATTCACGAATGCGCAAGGCCAGTTCGGGAACAATGTAACCCTCAAAACGCAACGAAACATCGGAATTGATGGCGGAGCTGAATGGTCGATTGGTTCTATGTTGCAGTTTTCGGGCGCGCTATTTTACGAGTGGTTCCACAATGAGCAGGTGACGCAATCGGCTGGAGTTAATCTACAAAGCTATACCTTCAATGCGCCCGCTTCCACGCATCGTGGCGTGCAGGCAAGTATCGATCTACGCCCGCTTCCCCACGCTATTGCAGGGCTCAGATTGCGGGCTTCCTATCTGTATGACAATCAGATCTACACCCGCTACACCGAACAGCTAACGACAGGTGATGTGAGTAATAGTTTCTCGCGTAATAATAAGCAAATTCCAGGTGTTCAGCCGCATTATCTCAATGCACGGATTATTTATGACCAGCCAGTAGGGAAGCTGCATGGTTTCGGAGCATATCTGGAGACAAGCTGGCGAGATAAATATGCTCTCGACAATGCCAATTTTCTTTATGCTTCTGGCTACACCCTTCTGAATCTAAGCACGCATTACGACATGCCTTCTGGACATGGAGCCCTATCGCGATTGAGATTCTTTTTCGATATCCAGAATCTTGCTGACAAAATCTATATCGCATCTGCCAGCAATATTACGAACACCTTGAATCCGGCGGGACAGCAGAACGGTGCAAGTGTATTGGCGACTTCGACAGGCTCGATCTATGCAGGTACGCCACGAGCTTCTTACGGCGGCGTACGAGTTCGTTTCTAA
- a CDS encoding GH92 family glycosyl hydrolase — MKKFFGFVLVAASMAFAQTSDPLRFVDPMIGTGPEGHTFPGATAPFGMVQLSPDTQIRPFKQSYKWAAGYRYEDTTILGFSHTHFSGAGHSDLGDVLLTPISGDSVPLEPGDPEKPHSGYRSRFSHAEEHAEAGYYSVFLKDSAVHAELTASERVGVHRYTFAGGAQRHVLLDLRSSIYNYPGKVLWSRIRIRKDGTVTGMRETRGWAPGRQLYFAIRFSTDMIGHALYNKEDLPVYRGFKTPGTSPQDTRSIEGRGLEAVFDFASSSAPLIVKVALSSVSEQNAIENMDVEVPGFDFDHVRATTQHMWREQLAHVEFQASIPMQRSLYTAFYHALMAPSISMDVNGEYRGPDNQVHRAVGFRFVSTLSLWDTYRAEQPLMTLIEPEQRTNDLVQSMLSSAEESPFGILPVWQFQGQETWCMIGYHAVPMIADAYMKGIRGYDAQKALDTMIASATYAPYGNLGQYMKLGYVPVDHDDEAVSKTVEYAFDDWTISRMAAAMNKTTVAATFRKRSAFWRNNFNTADGFTEPRLENGNYRKPFDPAKAGAGSGFTEGNAWQYSWYQPHDEQGLIDLLGGRDNLIARLDEMFDQKVDPAMYANVEDISGMIGQYIHGNEPSHHLAYLYMYAGAPLKTQVRLKQIVDSQYKPAPDGLVGNDDLGQMSAWLIFTSLGFYPVAPGSNEYVLGRPFVNRARIHLPNGKLLTIDSVDMIEGHDFLKDVSLNGKSLDRSFVTHEELMNGGELKFTFSSEKEAKWSHGTLRVPYSETSPH; from the coding sequence ATGAAGAAGTTTTTTGGCTTTGTGCTTGTTGCAGCTTCAATGGCGTTTGCACAGACATCCGATCCGCTCAGGTTTGTTGATCCGATGATTGGTACTGGTCCGGAAGGGCATACATTTCCGGGTGCGACTGCGCCGTTTGGCATGGTCCAGCTCTCGCCTGATACGCAGATTCGCCCGTTTAAACAAAGCTACAAGTGGGCAGCTGGATATCGCTATGAAGACACGACAATTTTGGGTTTTTCGCACACACATTTTTCTGGAGCGGGACATAGCGATCTTGGCGATGTGCTTCTGACTCCGATCAGTGGCGACAGCGTTCCTCTTGAACCCGGAGATCCGGAGAAGCCCCATTCAGGCTACCGCTCCAGGTTTTCACATGCAGAGGAACATGCCGAGGCCGGTTACTACAGCGTGTTTCTAAAAGATTCTGCCGTTCATGCAGAACTTACTGCCAGCGAGCGCGTCGGAGTTCATCGCTATACATTTGCTGGTGGCGCACAACGCCATGTTCTACTTGATCTTCGCAGCAGCATCTATAACTATCCCGGCAAGGTGCTGTGGTCGCGCATAAGAATCCGCAAAGACGGTACTGTAACCGGAATGCGCGAGACCCGCGGTTGGGCGCCGGGCCGGCAGTTGTATTTTGCAATCCGTTTTTCTACGGACATGATTGGGCATGCGCTCTATAACAAAGAAGATCTGCCAGTCTATCGCGGCTTCAAAACGCCTGGAACATCACCTCAAGATACTCGGAGTATCGAAGGCCGGGGACTTGAGGCCGTATTTGACTTTGCGTCTTCCTCTGCTCCACTTATCGTGAAGGTTGCACTCTCCTCAGTAAGCGAGCAAAACGCAATTGAGAATATGGACGTGGAAGTACCCGGTTTTGACTTTGACCATGTACGAGCCACGACGCAACATATGTGGAGAGAGCAGTTGGCACATGTTGAATTTCAGGCTTCAATCCCAATGCAAAGGTCGCTTTACACGGCGTTTTACCACGCCCTTATGGCTCCAAGCATAAGCATGGATGTGAATGGAGAATACAGGGGACCTGACAATCAGGTACATCGCGCCGTAGGTTTTCGCTTTGTCTCGACCCTTTCTTTGTGGGATACCTACCGTGCAGAACAGCCGCTCATGACTCTCATCGAGCCGGAACAACGGACGAACGATCTGGTTCAATCGATGCTTTCCTCTGCAGAGGAAAGCCCATTCGGAATTCTTCCGGTATGGCAGTTTCAAGGGCAGGAAACCTGGTGCATGATCGGATATCATGCTGTTCCGATGATTGCTGATGCGTATATGAAGGGAATCCGTGGTTACGATGCCCAGAAGGCTCTCGATACGATGATTGCTAGCGCAACCTATGCACCCTACGGCAATCTCGGACAGTATATGAAGCTTGGTTATGTCCCGGTCGACCATGATGACGAAGCAGTTTCCAAGACTGTGGAATACGCTTTTGATGACTGGACGATCTCACGCATGGCTGCAGCAATGAATAAGACTACAGTAGCTGCGACTTTTAGGAAGCGTTCTGCATTTTGGCGAAACAACTTTAATACAGCAGATGGATTTACTGAGCCTCGGCTCGAAAATGGAAACTATCGCAAGCCTTTCGATCCGGCTAAGGCAGGGGCAGGTAGTGGTTTTACTGAAGGTAATGCGTGGCAATACTCGTGGTACCAGCCACACGATGAGCAGGGACTGATCGATCTACTGGGAGGTCGCGACAACTTGATCGCCAGACTCGATGAGATGTTCGATCAGAAAGTCGATCCTGCCATGTATGCCAACGTTGAAGACATCTCAGGGATGATCGGTCAGTATATTCATGGCAATGAGCCTAGCCATCATCTTGCGTATCTCTACATGTATGCGGGCGCGCCATTGAAGACGCAGGTGCGGCTGAAACAAATTGTAGATTCGCAATATAAACCTGCCCCTGATGGCCTAGTTGGCAATGACGATCTTGGGCAGATGTCGGCATGGCTCATCTTTACTTCGTTAGGTTTTTATCCGGTAGCGCCCGGATCCAACGAGTATGTTTTGGGGAGGCCATTTGTCAATCGTGCACGAATTCACCTGCCGAATGGGAAGCTGCTGACTATTGACAGTGTGGATATGATTGAAGGTCACGATTTTCTGAAAGATGTTTCGCTCAATGGTAAATCCCTGGATCGCAGCTTTGTGACTCACGAGGAACTTATGAACGGCGGCGAGCTCAAGTTCACTTTTAGTAGCGAGAAAGAAGCAAAATGGTCTCATGGCACTTTGCGCGTGCCATATTCCGAAACATCTCCTCATTGA